In Sodalis ligni, a single genomic region encodes these proteins:
- the btuC gene encoding vitamin B12 ABC transporter permease BtuC produces MSVNSPIFSALKQRQQRRDAIRVRWLFLFLAIAAVISLCAGDVWFWPTQWFSDAAEVFIWQLRLPRTLAVIAVGASLALAGAAMQNIFENPLAEPGLLGVANGAGVALTLAVFLGRGLVPVWGLGVCAVGGALAITALLLWFARHNASNARLLLIGVALGILCSAVMTWAVYFSSSLDLRQLLYWMMGGFGGVDWRDKWLVLTLLPFILWVLCQGRVMNLLALGEQQAMQLGLSVFLWRNLFVLAFGCMVGISVALAGAIGFIGLIIPHILRLAGLTDHRWLLPGCALAGAGVLLLADVVARVALYSAELPIGVVTATLGSPIFIWLLIRIRG; encoded by the coding sequence ATGTCTGTAAACAGTCCGATTTTCAGCGCATTGAAGCAGCGGCAACAGCGTCGGGATGCTATCCGTGTCCGCTGGCTGTTCCTGTTCCTGGCGATAGCCGCTGTGATAAGCCTTTGTGCGGGCGATGTCTGGTTTTGGCCGACACAGTGGTTTAGCGATGCCGCGGAGGTTTTTATCTGGCAACTCAGATTGCCGCGCACGCTGGCGGTTATCGCCGTCGGCGCCTCACTGGCGCTGGCCGGGGCGGCAATGCAGAATATTTTCGAAAATCCTCTGGCCGAACCCGGGCTGCTCGGCGTGGCGAACGGGGCCGGCGTCGCCTTGACGCTGGCGGTATTTTTAGGCCGGGGGCTGGTGCCGGTATGGGGGCTGGGAGTGTGCGCCGTAGGCGGCGCGCTGGCCATTACCGCGCTGTTGTTATGGTTTGCGCGCCATAACGCTTCGAATGCCCGGCTGCTGCTGATTGGCGTAGCCTTGGGCATTTTATGCAGCGCGGTAATGACCTGGGCGGTCTATTTTAGCTCCAGTCTCGATCTGCGCCAGCTGCTCTATTGGATGATGGGAGGATTCGGCGGCGTGGACTGGCGTGACAAATGGCTGGTGCTGACCTTGCTACCGTTCATTCTTTGGGTTTTATGCCAGGGAAGGGTCATGAACCTGTTGGCGCTGGGGGAACAGCAGGCTATGCAGTTGGGATTGTCGGTCTTCCTCTGGCGCAATCTGTTTGTCCTCGCCTTTGGCTGCATGGTGGGAATAAGCGTGGCGCTGGCGGGCGCGATCGGCTTTATCGGATTGATTATTCCCCATATATTGCGCCTGGCGGGCTTGACCGATCACCGGTGGCTGCTTCCGGGCTGCGCCCTGGCCGGCGCCGGGGTGCTGCTCTTGGCGGATGTCGTCGCCCGGGTAGCCCTTTACTCTGCTGAATTGCCTATCGGCGTGGTTACCGCCACCCTGGGTTCGCCAATATTTATCTGGCTATTAATCAGGATAAGAGGCTAA
- a CDS encoding glutathione peroxidase, which yields MSDKLYSLPLKTITGETTTLENFKGSVLLIVNVASKCGLTDQYEALESLYKEKHQHGFEVLGFPSNEFAGQEPGSDDEILAFCRGTFGVEFPMFSKIEVNGEHRHPLYQALIAAQPKAITPQGSGFFERLAGKGRTPKHPQDILWNFEKFLVSRDGQVLQRFAPDMKPDDPIILEAINGALAK from the coding sequence ATGAGTGATAAACTGTATTCTCTGCCGCTTAAGACCATTACCGGGGAAACCACCACCCTGGAGAATTTTAAAGGTTCGGTACTGCTGATAGTGAATGTCGCCTCGAAATGCGGATTGACGGATCAATACGAGGCGTTGGAAAGCCTTTATAAGGAAAAGCACCAGCATGGTTTTGAGGTGCTGGGCTTTCCCTCAAATGAATTCGCCGGTCAGGAACCGGGCAGCGATGATGAAATACTGGCGTTTTGCCGCGGGACATTCGGCGTTGAATTTCCGATGTTCAGTAAAATCGAGGTCAACGGCGAGCATCGTCATCCCTTGTACCAAGCCTTGATCGCCGCGCAGCCTAAAGCCATTACGCCACAAGGCAGCGGATTCTTTGAACGGCTTGCCGGCAAGGGGCGCACCCCTAAGCATCCGCAGGATATCCTGTGGAACTTTGAAAAATTTCTCGTCAGCCGCGACGGCCAGGTTCTGCAACGCTTTGCCCCGGACATGAAACCTGACGATCCGATTATCCTTGAGGCGATAAACGGGGCGCTGGCAAAATAA
- a CDS encoding NlpC/P60 family protein, producing MRRISFCWLFLFSLILTGCSHHAPPPDPRLANSRVVRAQLNDQLRHWYGVPYRYGGLDQNGVDCSGFVYRTFRDRFGIVLPRSTQDQTKVGTRISRDDLLPGDLVFFKTGSGGNGLHVGIFDTGDKFIHASTSRGVIRSSLDNVYWSKAYWQARRI from the coding sequence ATGAGACGGATATCTTTTTGTTGGCTGTTCCTGTTTAGCTTAATTCTTACCGGCTGCAGTCATCACGCGCCGCCGCCGGATCCCCGGCTGGCAAATTCCAGGGTGGTGAGAGCGCAGCTTAACGATCAGTTACGGCATTGGTACGGCGTTCCTTACCGATATGGCGGGTTGGATCAAAACGGCGTGGATTGCTCGGGGTTCGTGTATCGCACTTTCCGCGATCGGTTCGGTATTGTGCTGCCGCGTTCCACCCAAGACCAGACCAAGGTCGGTACCCGCATATCCCGCGACGATCTGTTGCCGGGGGATTTGGTGTTTTTCAAAACCGGCAGCGGCGGTAACGGCTTGCATGTGGGTATCTTCGATACCGGTGATAAATTTATCCATGCCTCCACCAGTCGCGGGGTGATCCGTTCATCGCTGGATAATGTCTATTGGAGCAAAGCTTATTGGCAGGCCAGGCGAATCTGA
- a CDS encoding DUF2502 domain-containing protein has translation MMKKNSVLLAIALVLPWGVMADDFSAGAPGVIVQIGAQDQQGYFWDGDTWRSPQWWYDHQDSHIGERNDRGWYWDGFQWRTEQWWDDHQDNDFGERNLSGWYWDGYEWRSPQWWESHQENYYGERNEFGWYWDGWQWLPYLPQGFRDNRGRYWDHGNWSPRRPSDYDRHFQQPGRGEGHPGYQHPGRPQHNGGRPFQGGGQQHNGGQPFQGGGQQHNGGQPSQGGGQQHNGGQPSQGGGQQHNGGQPFQGGGQQHNGGQPFQGGGQQHNGGKPFQGGGQQHNGGQPFQGGGQQHNGGQPSRAGPAAQRRAAVPGRRSAA, from the coding sequence ATGATGAAAAAGAACAGCGTATTGCTTGCTATAGCTCTGGTTTTGCCCTGGGGCGTGATGGCGGACGATTTCTCCGCCGGTGCGCCGGGTGTGATAGTCCAAATCGGGGCCCAGGATCAGCAAGGGTATTTCTGGGACGGTGATACCTGGCGCTCTCCGCAGTGGTGGTACGACCATCAGGATAGTCATATTGGCGAGCGCAACGATCGCGGCTGGTATTGGGATGGTTTCCAGTGGCGCACCGAGCAGTGGTGGGATGACCACCAGGACAATGATTTTGGTGAACGGAACCTTAGCGGCTGGTATTGGGACGGTTATGAGTGGCGTTCACCGCAATGGTGGGAAAGCCATCAGGAAAATTATTATGGCGAGCGTAACGAATTCGGCTGGTACTGGGACGGCTGGCAATGGTTACCCTATCTGCCGCAGGGATTCAGGGATAATCGGGGCCGATACTGGGATCACGGCAATTGGTCGCCGAGACGTCCCAGTGATTATGATCGCCATTTTCAACAACCCGGCCGCGGCGAAGGCCATCCCGGTTACCAGCATCCCGGACGGCCACAGCATAACGGCGGCCGGCCGTTCCAGGGCGGGGGCCAACAGCACAACGGCGGGCAGCCGTTCCAGGGCGGGGGCCAGCAGCACAACGGCGGGCAGCCTTCCCAGGGCGGGGGCCAGCAGCACAACGGCGGGCAGCCTTCCCAGGGCGGGGGCCAGCAGCACAACGGCGGGCAGCCGTTCCAGGGAGGGGGCCAACAGCACAACGGCGGGCAGCCGTTCCAGGGCGGCGGCCAACAGCACAACGGCGGGAAGCCGTTCCAGGGCGGCGGCCAGCAGCACAACGGCGGGCAGCCGTTCCAGGGAGGGGGCCAGCAGCACAACGGCGGGCAGCCTTCCAGGGCGGGGCCAGCAGCACAACGGCGGGCAGCCGTTCCAGGGCGGCGGTCAGCAGCATAG
- the btuD gene encoding vitamin B12 ABC transporter ATP-binding protein BtuD gives MTTSLVLDLRQVAVRQRLRPLSLQVPAGSLIHLIGPNGAGKSTLLSAIGGLTSCEGEIRLLDRPLRQWGSAELALHRGYLCQQALPYALMPVFQYLTLHQPRNAAERDIDGAVGYLAEALSLADKLNRPLNRLSGGEWQRVRLAAVLLQVWPAINPRASLLLLDEPAASLDIAQRVALDSLLSELTAAGLGILVCAHDLNHSLRHAGEIWLLSAGALAARGHPRDVMQPAILSPVFGVKFELLPAGGTPWLVASGLAPQAATAV, from the coding sequence GTGACGACATCCCTGGTCCTCGACCTGCGGCAGGTTGCGGTGCGGCAAAGACTGCGGCCGCTATCGCTGCAGGTCCCTGCCGGCAGCCTGATTCATCTTATCGGTCCTAACGGCGCAGGCAAAAGCACGCTGCTGTCCGCCATCGGCGGTCTGACAAGCTGCGAAGGGGAAATCCGTCTGCTGGACCGGCCGCTGCGGCAGTGGGGCAGCGCAGAGCTGGCACTGCATCGGGGCTATCTTTGCCAGCAAGCCTTGCCCTATGCCCTGATGCCGGTATTCCAATACCTGACATTACATCAGCCTCGCAATGCCGCCGAGCGGGACATCGATGGCGCGGTAGGGTATCTTGCCGAAGCGCTCTCTCTGGCGGATAAGCTCAATCGCCCCCTAAACCGGCTCTCCGGCGGCGAATGGCAGCGGGTGCGCCTGGCGGCGGTACTGCTGCAGGTGTGGCCGGCGATTAATCCGCGCGCCTCGCTGCTGCTGCTGGATGAACCAGCGGCGAGTCTGGATATCGCCCAGCGAGTGGCTCTGGACTCCTTGCTATCGGAGCTCACCGCCGCAGGCCTGGGCATCTTGGTCTGCGCCCACGATCTTAACCATAGCCTGCGCCATGCCGGGGAAATCTGGCTGCTGTCCGCCGGGGCGCTGGCAGCGCGGGGCCATCCCCGGGATGTGATGCAGCCGGCGATACTGTCGCCGGTATTCGGCGTGAAATTCGAACTGTTGCCCGCCGGCGGTACGCCCTGGCTGGTGGCATCCGGCCTGGCGCCGCAAGCCGCGACAGCGGTATGA